The bacterium BMS3Abin08 genome includes a region encoding these proteins:
- a CDS encoding doubled CXXCH motif — translation MKWIKELFFATLILFFMTASLSFAGDTTKDGRPKFFVTPPPLSKGIFPCSQCHAYMKPNPTRRELTYHTKISKGFNHAKEQRWCLDCHNPNDRDKLRLASGKLITFEESEYLCGQCHGTIFRDWKAGVHGKRTGQWNGKKVYRLCVTCHYPHWPKFRPLKPMPPPVKPSDLKYRNITSDSEIPRNPLGDIQ, via the coding sequence ATGAAATGGATTAAAGAACTGTTCTTTGCGACATTGATTTTATTTTTCATGACGGCTTCCCTGTCTTTTGCAGGTGATACGACAAAAGACGGCAGACCAAAGTTTTTCGTCACACCTCCTCCCCTTTCCAAAGGTATCTTCCCTTGCTCACAGTGCCATGCGTACATGAAGCCAAACCCAACGCGAAGGGAACTAACCTATCACACCAAGATCTCTAAAGGGTTCAACCATGCCAAGGAACAACGGTGGTGTCTCGACTGTCATAACCCCAACGACCGTGACAAGCTGAGGCTGGCCAGCGGAAAGCTCATCACCTTTGAAGAATCAGAGTACCTCTGTGGACAGTGCCACGGCACGATCTTCCGCGACTGGAAGGCCGGAGTTCACGGCAAAAGGACGGGGCAATGGAACGGCAAGAAGGTCTACCGGCTCTGCGTAACGTGTCACTACCCTCACTGGCCCAAATTCAGGCCGCTCAAACCGATGCCGCCGCCGGTCAAACCGTCCGATCTTAAATACAGAAACATTACATCCGACAGCGAAATTCCGAGGAACCCACTTGGTGATATACAATAA
- the ttrB_4 gene encoding tetrathionate reductase subunit B precursor — MKKRDRSLSRRTFLKGTAAGFATLAIPVGTTDASVWETFFQKHFLELNENQKSNIIKNLEKEYYKKYNKKFNIKTTKALPGTLFGYGLDLSRCIGCRRCVYACVRENNQSRDPQVQWITVLRFKEGEKWVSDLEESEKYYYPEEVPEKGYFYMPVQCQQCERPPCVKVCPTQATWKEPDGIVVVDYNWCIGCRYCMAACPYGARRFNWGQPRIAREEINTETHYLGNRPRTKGIVEKCTFCIQRTRGNPGRYPACVEICPVGARKFGNLLDPDSEIRYIIENKRVFRLKEELNTNPKFYYFFAT; from the coding sequence ATGAAAAAGAGGGACAGATCACTCAGCAGACGTACCTTCCTGAAGGGTACAGCGGCAGGATTTGCAACGCTTGCAATCCCTGTCGGCACCACCGATGCCTCTGTGTGGGAAACATTCTTCCAGAAGCACTTCCTGGAGTTGAATGAAAACCAAAAAAGCAATATCATAAAAAACCTCGAAAAGGAGTACTACAAGAAATACAACAAGAAATTCAATATAAAGACAACCAAGGCGCTGCCGGGGACACTCTTCGGATACGGGCTTGATTTATCAAGATGTATCGGCTGCAGGAGATGCGTTTATGCCTGCGTACGGGAGAACAACCAGTCAAGAGATCCGCAGGTCCAGTGGATCACCGTCCTTAGATTCAAAGAGGGCGAGAAGTGGGTCAGCGACCTCGAGGAGTCTGAAAAGTATTACTATCCTGAGGAGGTTCCTGAAAAGGGCTACTTCTATATGCCCGTTCAGTGCCAGCAGTGTGAAAGACCGCCCTGTGTAAAGGTATGTCCGACCCAGGCCACCTGGAAGGAGCCCGACGGCATCGTGGTTGTGGACTACAACTGGTGTATCGGCTGCAGGTATTGTATGGCAGCCTGTCCTTACGGCGCCCGGCGTTTCAACTGGGGTCAACCAAGGATTGCCAGGGAAGAAATAAACACCGAGACACACTACCTCGGTAACAGGCCCCGGACAAAAGGCATTGTTGAAAAATGCACCTTCTGCATACAGAGGACAAGGGGTAATCCCGGGAGGTATCCTGCATGTGTCGAGATATGCCCGGTTGGTGCAAGAAAGTTCGGCAACCTTCTTGATCCCGACAGCGAAATACGTTACATAATCGAAAATAAAAGGGTTTTCAGACTCAAGGAAGAGCTGAACACCAATCCGAAATTTTACTATTTCTTTGCAACTTAG